In Helicobacter bilis, a genomic segment contains:
- a CDS encoding flagellar hook-length control protein FliK, translating to MVADMNVSGISQSQATPTDSPKQKADTDTTTLSFSEALASKEQKDSTKIKDSKETKESEKKTDKKDMKESKEAKDSKDSKNVAKESEPNPLTTKPNKKQDEATLAKALKESKEEDKDTESSEEIDAQEIDLQDKLKEAKEGKTDKMESSPKDSKIAKKEDSTKTKDKKDNANKLDVTAESMQQNSENVAEVDEEISTKKDEVKPTDSKAKNVVQDKESQLKSLNDVKKEAQARNLNLQKMEIIENGKKNPINPQDLMDRSLLEGNKERLAFSLQDKGQAISTSLAKTNMQDMGEQAKKDALLAELLNRYDANANAKRKAQNEMEKLQFKIGDGDKSMVIERTHIQPKNITESKVRNEIMEQEFLEELQGITGDEDLADILEVNRAKITAHIAQQSSKIANGKDSVMIQKTYQGWAQQGQFLDPKEIKDSKNVAFEMDVQKPFDALFAENLKTDSKAKEAEVISKMDKKVEEAPKEKVDAKQEVGSVHTKQEVNMKNAMAREAMKHFASQFKEEILNYKPPITRINLELNPANLGQVAMTISKKGKDLQVSITSNANVMTMFVQNAQELRQNLMQIGFNSLDLNFSTHDGGGSNAGQNDPKDQKDGNIKLQSIEEAEAQAQLGNIPQSLEIALPQYA from the coding sequence ATGGTCGCTGATATGAATGTTTCTGGGATAAGCCAATCTCAAGCAACGCCCACAGATAGTCCAAAGCAAAAAGCAGATACAGATACCACGACACTCTCATTTTCTGAAGCACTTGCAAGTAAAGAGCAAAAAGATTCTACAAAGATAAAAGACTCAAAAGAAACAAAAGAGAGTGAAAAAAAGACAGATAAAAAAGACATGAAAGAATCTAAAGAAGCAAAAGATTCTAAAGATTCTAAAAATGTAGCTAAAGAAAGCGAGCCAAATCCACTCACAACAAAGCCAAATAAAAAGCAAGATGAGGCAACACTCGCTAAAGCTTTGAAAGAGAGTAAAGAAGAAGATAAAGATACTGAATCTAGCGAAGAAATAGACGCACAAGAGATAGACCTGCAAGACAAGCTAAAAGAAGCAAAAGAGGGCAAAACAGATAAAATGGAATCTAGCCCCAAAGATTCTAAAATCGCAAAAAAAGAAGATTCCACAAAAACTAAGGATAAAAAAGATAATGCGAATAAGCTCGATGTTACAGCAGAATCTATGCAGCAAAATAGCGAAAATGTAGCTGAAGTAGATGAAGAGATAAGCACTAAAAAAGATGAAGTAAAGCCAACAGATTCTAAAGCAAAAAATGTAGTACAAGATAAAGAATCTCAACTAAAAAGTCTCAATGATGTAAAAAAGGAAGCACAAGCAAGAAATCTCAATCTACAAAAAATGGAGATTATAGAAAATGGTAAGAAAAATCCCATAAATCCGCAAGATTTAATGGATAGAAGTCTGCTTGAGGGTAATAAAGAACGACTTGCATTTTCCTTGCAGGATAAAGGACAGGCAATAAGCACTTCACTTGCTAAAACAAACATGCAAGACATGGGAGAACAAGCAAAAAAAGATGCACTATTAGCAGAGCTATTAAACCGCTATGACGCAAATGCCAATGCTAAACGAAAAGCACAAAATGAAATGGAAAAATTGCAGTTTAAAATCGGTGATGGCGATAAATCTATGGTGATTGAACGCACGCATATTCAACCAAAAAATATTACAGAATCTAAAGTCCGCAATGAGATTATGGAGCAAGAGTTTTTAGAAGAATTGCAGGGCATTACAGGTGATGAGGATTTAGCAGATATACTTGAAGTCAATCGTGCAAAAATCACCGCACACATAGCACAGCAAAGCTCTAAAATTGCAAATGGTAAAGATTCTGTTATGATACAAAAAACCTATCAAGGCTGGGCGCAACAAGGGCAGTTTTTAGACCCAAAAGAAATCAAAGATTCTAAAAATGTAGCCTTTGAAATGGATGTGCAAAAGCCTTTTGATGCTTTATTTGCAGAGAATCTAAAGACAGATTCTAAAGCAAAAGAAGCAGAAGTTATAAGCAAAATGGATAAAAAGGTTGAAGAAGCACCAAAGGAAAAAGTCGATGCAAAACAGGAAGTGGGTTCTGTGCATACAAAGCAAGAAGTGAATATGAAAAATGCGATGGCAAGGGAAGCTATGAAGCATTTTGCAAGTCAGTTTAAAGAAGAGATTCTAAACTATAAACCGCCTATTACACGCATTAATCTAGAGCTTAATCCCGCAAATCTAGGGCAAGTGGCGATGACTATTTCTAAGAAAGGCAAGGACTTGCAGGTAAGCATTACTTCAAATGCGAATGTTATGACAATGTTTGTGCAAAACGCACAGGAATTGCGACAGAATCTTATGCAAATAGGCTTTAATAGCCTTGATTTAAACTTCAGCACACATGATGGGGGTGGCAGTAATGCTGGACAAAATGACCCTAAAGACCAAAAAGATGGCAATATAAAACTTCAAAGCATTGAAGAAGCCGAAGCCCAAGCCCAACTTGGCAATATCCCACAATCACTTGAGATTGCATTACCGCAATATGCGTGA
- a CDS encoding outer membrane beta-barrel protein, with protein MRKTLSIIAASTLLAIGLSNTALADEGGEKSGLFVGVHGGVSLFGVGMYDGNGKAWSDKDYKDSKMDKSAASFNVGLKAGYQYFFMPIVGVRGYLGYDFNGSRLLMKGAVFGAGVKDINLSFQNITLNADVMVNFLNTDSFTLGAYVGFGLGYGITGMTGQKAVIDQIIGKMKYNGFNIPINVGIAATFGGSHKVEIGAKIQALSAGYSSNDKNDKSETLMNTHVINVGYSYIF; from the coding sequence ATGAGAAAAACTCTTAGTATAATAGCTGCAAGCACATTACTTGCAATAGGGCTTAGCAATACTGCCTTAGCAGATGAGGGTGGAGAGAAAAGCGGTCTATTTGTAGGTGTGCATGGTGGTGTTTCACTTTTTGGTGTGGGAATGTATGATGGAAATGGTAAAGCTTGGAGCGACAAGGATTACAAAGATAGCAAAATGGATAAATCAGCTGCTTCCTTTAATGTTGGCTTAAAAGCTGGTTATCAATACTTCTTTATGCCGATAGTGGGTGTGAGAGGCTATCTAGGCTATGACTTTAATGGCAGTAGGTTGCTTATGAAGGGTGCAGTTTTTGGAGCGGGAGTAAAAGACATTAATCTATCATTCCAAAATATTACATTGAATGCTGATGTAATGGTGAATTTCTTAAATACAGATAGCTTCACACTTGGTGCGTATGTAGGCTTTGGGCTTGGCTATGGTATCACTGGCATGACAGGTCAAAAGGCAGTGATTGATCAAATAATTGGCAAGATGAAATACAATGGCTTTAATATCCCTATAAATGTAGGTATCGCAGCAACTTTTGGCGGGTCTCATAAAGTAGAAATTGGTGCAAAAATCCAAGCCCTATCAGCTGGATATAGCTCAAATGATAAAAATGATAAAAGCGAAACACTCATGAATACACATGTGATTAATGTAGGTTATTCTTACATTTTCTAA